The Oryza sativa Japonica Group chromosome 11, ASM3414082v1 DNA window CCGGATCGTGGCGCTACCCACGCGGGCGTGGCGCACACGAGGTGGATTGGTGGACCACGGTCTATCGCGCGGGGTCCTGAgttggggcccacctatcaacGACGTGGGTTCACGAGAACCGGGAGCACGGAGGGGGTAACGCTAGGGCTAGGTGGACTCGGTCCGGAGTTGGTGCACCGGGTGGATAGGGGATGGTGGGTCCACGCACAGCCTCTCGGCTCCCGTGGACCACGCGCACTGAgtaagggagagggaggcgacgtggcgccaacgtggccgccacggtggagggcgagaggaagaagacgatggcGACGACATACAACGGCGTGCGGCAGCAGCAAGCTCCGGGACGACGTGGCGTGAGTCTGACGAGGGGGAGGGCACTGGAGCGAAGGGCGACACAAGAGGAAGCGAGCCAACTGCTCGGATTTGCTGGAGGATGATCGACGACGACAAATCGCGGCGCACGTCGCTGGCAGCAGAAGAAGGGATCCTCGCCGGAGTGGTTAGAGGCCGATTCAGCGATGGGGGATCATCTACACGAGTCCACGGTCTCGTTCTGAGCGATGGGACGGGCGGCGCCACACCGGagagcgagggcggcggcgcgcgaagtTCGGCACCGAACGGCGGCGAAGCAGCAAGCGAAGGCGAGCAAACGGCGGTGTTAATGTCTTCTACGAGCACGGGTAAACGGCGGCGAGCTAGTCTACGGCCTAGGGGAGGAAAGCGACGAAGGGagagggacggagggagtactgcgaCGGGGAGGCGCCGTGAAGAGCGGCCGATGGCGCAGGACGTGATCATCTCGGCCTCGGgctgagggagaggaggaagatggcgcCCGGAGTCCACGTCTCGCGTCCACAGGCGCTGGCGATGAATGATGACAGCAATGGCAATGGTGTAGCGGTGGATCGGGTGCTTATggcagtggaggaggaggaggccgaaaAGGGGGGGTGACGATGGAATTTAAAGGGGCTCCGGCTTGGCTTCGAGGAGTAGGGACTCGGGCGCGGTCTCGCGAGGAAACACGCGGTCGCCGGCGCTACGCTcgagcggcggcagtggcgccgGTCACATTCTTTGGCTCTACCTATCCATTATAGAGTAAATAGCTCTTTTCACAATAAGAGTTATCCATACAGTGATGGCATTTAATTATTAAAGTTGGCTAAGTAGCTgagaaaggaaaaaggagagaagagagggagaaagagggagTGGACTTTGTCATCTTGGGcggagcgggagagagagggcaagCTCCGCCTCTCCAGCTTGGACGCTAGCGGCTTGGAGTGGCGTGAGCATAAGGTCCCATGGCAGCGGTGGCactggagagagagggagaagagaatGCGGTGcgtgagggagagagaaggagacgCGCACGGGCTGGGTCGGCGCTCTACCGCGGCAAGTGCGGCGCACGTGCCCGAGAGCAGGCCAACGCGGATCGGGCCAGCGCGGCCCAAAAGGGAGGGAAAGGCtgaggggagaggcggcgaaGATGGGCCAGCCGAGAAGAGGCGGCTCGAGAAAAACAGAGGGAGGAAAACTAGACTTTTTCtgagaatttgatttggaaggacttggagtttgaatttgaattttgagttgGAACTTTTTCAGCGGGATTTGAGCAAGGAGCAGTGAGAGAGAGACAAGACCTTAGCACACACGAAGCATGACCGAAGAACAAATTTCATAATTAGGGTTTTTAATAAATCGGTTTTCTCGCTaacgccacgacggaacgggtgTTACAGTTATACACCGGTGCATTCGATGGAAGTAGATCCTCTGATGTGAACTTGCCCCTGACATCACTCACACGTGGGCCAATGagcggtggggcccacatggtcAGCGACCATGCCCCTTTGACATAAAgttagaggatctcaatccgcATTGGTTCTTGTAATAAGCTGTCAAAAATTAATGAAGTAGCAGTACCTCCTAGACTCAGCTAGCTCCAGCTACCTCTCAGTAATATGGGTAATGTAAGGAAAAAGAATACTGTCCTTCATAAGACAAAGTTGCAAGCAAGAATTGATCTGCAGACAACCAAAGCAATAAaaggataaaaaataaagaagtaaAGAGCCGGATGACAGTGCTCCAAAGAGAGAAGTAATCAAAGGAATATCATTCCTTGAAAGAAAGAAGTAAAGAGAATTAAATATAATGTGCGTGCATTGCAGGCCAAATAAAGCATTGGGATCCAATGCCATCAGTTTCCTCAAGGCTAGGACAAGGGAAATATTCCCTTAGTTATCTTGTCATGCAGCAACAAGCAGCATGGAATCAAGTATGGGTTTCTGCAGCAGAAATTACTCAACCGTTGTCCATTGATCGATTAGCCAAACAAGCATCCACGACATCCAATTCATGAATGCATGCCCTAGCTAGCTTGCGGCCACAGAAGTAATGAAGAATTCAAGCCTTAGCCTAGCCTAGCTAGCTTGATCGATCCAGCCGGCCAGCCAGCAAGCTTGTtgatcgccggcgacggctAGGGTGGGGCGGGGATGGCTGAGGTTGCGGTGGCTGCCGTTACCTCGCTGCTGGGGCAGATCCGCAACGAGGGACTATTTCTGGGGCGCGTGAAGAGCGACGTCCGGTTCATCAAGCATGAGATGGAGAGCATGAGGACCTTCCTGGAGCACCTGGCCGAGACCGGCGGCCACCACGACCCGCAGGTCCGGACGTGGATGGAGCAGGTTCGGGAGCTCGCCCGCGACTGCAGGAGCTGCGTCGACATCTACCTGCAGCGCGGGAACCCAGCGGCGGCACCCTCCGGCGATACCTCTGCTGGGCCCCTTGGTTTGTGCAGAGCATGGTGCACCAGCACTACGCTGGCATCGAGCTGAGCGAGCTCAAAGAGCGGGCGTACGACGTTGCTCAGCGTCGCAAGAGGTACGGCGTGGTGGTCGCCCCCAAGCTGGAAGCCATGCCCCCGGCATCGTCGTCAGAAGCTGAAGACTACGATGCAACACGCGACAAGTTAGCTGGTGGCAGCAGCAATTCTGATCTCGGTCGAACAAGTGTTCTGGAGGGTCGCTTTCTGGAGAACTACTGTGGCGAGGAGCTTGCCCACTGGGTGATGAGCACGGCGACAATGGGATCGTCAGCTTCGACGACATCAATACCATCCATCGCCATTGTATCGCCACCGATACAAGAAGCTGATGATACAGCAGAGATGGTTGCAATACATGATACTTTGGCTTCTGTGGCGGCCACCCATTTTGAGCACTCACTCTTGGTCTACCTCCCGGCAGTGCATCACAACCCCTCCCATATCCGGATCAAACTCAGGGTCATCCTCTGCTACATCCTGTATCAATGCGACATGGAGAAGGAGAGCTGGCACTCCCGATGGGGCCGCGAATATTTAAGCATGGTGGACGAATATCGAACATCGAATCCGGTGTATGCCATGAAATGTTACATTTACAAATTGAAGATCGCTGACATCTGTAAGGGTGACACTTTCAAGAGACTTGTCCAAAATATTATACAAATAGGCAGGATGGTTACTAGACTCAACGGTGAGCTTGAAAGAAGTGTAGATGCTATGCTCCGATTGACGAACAAGAAACCCTTGTGCATACTCTTGAAAGCGCTGGATTACCTTGAATGCGGCGCTGATTTCTCTGACGTGGAAAAGTACCACCAGCTTCGAGTTGAGAGGATGCCATTTCAATTTAAAATGCTACAATTGGACGAAGAAAAATTACTAGTGGCAACGGCCCAGAAGCTTAAAGGGCATTTTGAAACTAACATCCCGATTCATCTCAGTCAAGCCACATATGAATCCATCCTGCGTGAAGTGTTCCAAGCCAGCAACAAAACCCTACAGGCCCAGGAAGGTACCACTGCTCCCAGCCCAGGCGTTGGTACTAGTCATGATGTTGCAACAGCTACAACTACTACTACATTCGACAAGGATCAAATCGAAGAAATGATATACATCCACATGGTAGTTAAGTAAATGCTCCTACAGGAGCTACAGGATATGCAGCCTCCACAAGTGCCAGAAGCAGGCAAATCTTTGTTGAAGGCCGAGCTAGCCACACCTAAACCAGCCGATCAGGACGACCATGAATTTACAAGTGCTATCGAAGAAACCAAGCGAAAGATCGCACAAGTCGGGTCAGAGATTGGGGAACAGTTTCTTATCGAATGCTTAGTTGACGAGATTAAAGAACTTTTGGGAGGTAAAAGGACCTTGATTATCATTGAAGATGATAAGAACTATGTATCCCAGTGGTATGGGCTCAGAAATTCTTTGAAGCAGCTATCATGCTCAGGCAGCGCAATGATTGTGACCACCCAGGACACTCAAAGGGCCAAAGAAATTTGCTATCCACCAAGGGAGCCTATAACCAATTCTATTGTTGGCATGTACCATGATATTTTGCTCAAGGTTACAAGCCAGCGAGTGAATGGAGATGCCAGTCAGATTTTCCGTGACATCCTGAACAAGTGTTGTCCAAGTGAGTTCTGCATGAAGACCTTTGCTCATGCCCTGTACACTAATCCCAATAGGAGCAATGAAGATATGTGCAAGTTGCTTGGCTCCCTTCATTCACAGCAATCATCGGGCATCAATGCTGAGAAGATGATCAAGTTCTCCTACGATGATCTCCGTAAAGAATACAAGTCTTGCTTGCTGTACCTATCAATCTTCCCTCATGGTTACTCCATTAGGCGGTCAACCTTAGTAGAATGTTGGGTTGTAGAAGGGCTCATAACTAAGGAAGACTGGCCTAGTGCAATCCATCATGCTGAGCGATGTTTCGACACACTCATTGATCGATGGCTTATCTATCCCAATGATATTGGAGCTGCAGGAAAGATAAAGAGTTGCATTGTAGGTAATCTTGTTCATGAGTTCATCACCAAGATTGCAAAGAAACAACATATTGTGGAACCACGCCTGTCACATCATTTGGCTCGTCATTTCTCCATCTTCAATGAGCTCCAACTCCGCGGCTCGGATAGAATCGACAGGTTCTTCAAGAATCTCTCTAAATCATCCCAATTGTCAATGCTTAAAGTGCTAGATCTAGAAGGCTGTTGTTGCTTCAAGGGGAAGGAGCACTACCTCAAGGACATTTGCAGCAATATATTACTACTCAAGTATCTGAACCTAAGGGGAACGGATATTACCAAGCTACCTCATCAAATCAACAACCTCTATGACCTGGAGGTATTGGATATCCGGCAAACTAAGGTGCCTGCGTTTGCAACAAAGCATGTCCTGCTCCTGAAGCTAAAACGTCTGCTGGCTGGTTCAAGTATTAGTGAGACCACCATGTCTATCAGGGACAAGGAGCCATTATCCTCCTATGTCCGAATTCCTCTTGGgataaaaaaaatggcaaaCGTGGAGGTATTATTCAATGTCAAGGTCTGGACTGGCCAAGAGTTGAAAGACATTGGGAAGCTATGGCAACTGAGGAAGCTCGGTGTGGTTATCGACGACAAGGACAATCTACTCAAGAATTTGCTTACAGCAATTAGTGACTTATGTGAGTGCCTCCGGTCTCTGTCCATCACTATTGTTCCCTGCAGTACCAAAAGAGAGGGCACTCCATCCATTGGAGACTTACCAGAGTATATTTCCCGTTGCCTGAAATACCGTCCCAAGCTTCTTGAGAGCCTGTGCCTCCAGGGTACCACGCAAAAGGGCGAGCTTCTTACATTATTGGCTGAACGTTTTACTAAGCTTGTCAAGGTAACATTGAGTTGGACCTCATTGAAACAGAAAAATCTGGAGGGTCTTGGTGATCTGCCCAACTTATGCTATGTTAGGTTCAGAAACAAGGGATACACAGATGGCAAGCTCACCTTCATTcagcaaaaattcaaaaatctcAAGTACTTTCTTGTCGAGGGCAAAAACATGAGAGGCATCAAATTTCAGAAAGGAGCAGCTCCAAGGCTCGAGAAGATTGTATTGTCCTTCACCAACATAGAGTCTCTTGATGGAGTCGGGGACCTTCCAAGACTGGAAGAGCTCGAGTTGAAGAGAAACAGGTTCCTTCTTTCATTATCTGAAGTGGGAGAAACTCTCGAGAAATACATGCTCACCTTCAAGAAGGATGAATTCCAACATCTCAAGTACTTACTTGCTGAGGGTTTCAGCAAGAGCTTTGAGACAAACATAACCTTTGAAGATGGAGCAACTCCAAAGCTTGAGAAGATCATCTTGAACTCCTTCGCCAACATAATGTCTCATCCTGGGGTTAGTAGCCTTCCAAAATTTAAGGAGCTCGAGTTGAAGTGCAACAAGCCACTTCTTTCATCATTTGGAAATGCCAATAAAATTTCCAAGGTGACTCTTCACTCTACCTTGCTGAAGAATGCTGATCTACAAATTCTCGCAAAAATACCAAGCATATGCTGTCTAATTCTCTTGGGCAATTCTTACGATGATACCCTGCTTACCTTCAACAAAGGAGAGTTTCCCAAGCTCGACCTTCTTATTGTTGAGTGCCCTACCATCACCAACATCAGCTTCACCGAAGGGGCAGCTCCTATGCTTGAGAAGATCATCTGGTCCTTCACCAAGATGAATTCTCTCTCAGGCATCAACAATCTCTCCAAACTGAAGGAGCTCGAGTTGATTGGTGACCTTGTCCCTGACCAGGTGAGGATAGATATTAACACACATAGAAAGCATCCTGTTCTTAACCACAAGCAGCCACAGccccaagaccaagaaaatggAAGTGAacaaggagaagaggaggatcTAAAGTTTCCAGCATGCTCCTGGTTGTCGTTGAAGAACAAGTATTGGTCCTGTAACTGACGAAACAAAATGTTTCCATGCCAGCATCCTCCATCCTTCCATCTAATTCATGACCGCCTGCTCCGGGAATCACTTGCATGCTAAGCATGTGTTGTCCTTCTGTAAATCTGTAAtacttgtgtgtgtgtgtgtgtgtgtgtttattcATCAAGTTCCTAGCTAGCTACCAGCTGCTAGCCGCATGCATGATCTGTGCCGTCTGATCAGTGCACAGATGCAGCTGGATAGCTTGAGCATTGCAGCTGCGCGGACCGATGCAGCTAGCTGCGCTCGTATATCGAGTTGGGAAAAGTGTGGGTTTCATCTGAAATTAACCATCTGCCACACCTTGAGGTAATCACTAATCAGTGTGCGTGATTTGtgcatatatgtatgtaatTCATCTCTGTCGAACCATCAGTGTGTGGCTTCATTCTCTAATAAGTGTGCGACAGCATTTCGCTCTCGTTAATTTGTTAGCCAATTTGTGCTCTGATTGTGTTTCGCGCAGGGTTTAAGCTATCTGAACGGGAGGATTTTTCAGGGTaacagaaaaacaaaaatttCCGGTTTCTATCTCAGATTTTGAactaaatttgaagttgaaccaaaaaaaaaaaaaggagaaattaCGCTCAGATTCGAGGGGGAAGAGCCTAACCAAGGAAACCAGCCACGCGCACCACCGACGAGgacgccttgccgccgccgccgccgcggcagatGGGGAGGCGCTGCGCCGCCGGAAAgggtcgccggcgagccgccCAACCGCGCCGCCGGAGAAGTTGGGGGAAGCCATTAGtaaggggggaggaggaggaggaggaggaggccgataTGCACcctctcccgccaccgccggggaCGCCGATGCCCCGCATCCGCGCCGCCGTGGACAGCAGGGGACGAacgacggcgaggccgccgctaTAGACAACCAAATGGGCCGGAGGCACGTGGGCCGGCCCGGGCACGGCGGTACTGTggccggcccaggcacggcacggcccgttagccGTCGTGCCgagccggcacggcccgacgtggccggccgtgcctgggcccgACGCCTCGGCCCggcgtgccggcacggcccggcacgactCCGgtagcgggccggcacggcacggcccggcgcGGCACGGCCCGCAACTGTAGCATGCCGTTCGAATTTTgaacgcgcggcgcgcgcgcggggagggggggcCGGGCGGGCGGGCTGCTGGCACgtggcgcgcgcgggcgcggggggaggggggccgGCCGGGCTGCCGGGCACgtggcgcgcgcgggcgcggggggagggggggccgGCCGGGCTGCCGGGCACGTGGCTCGCCCGGGCGCATCGGTGGGGGGGGGGCGCCCACGTGGCGCGCGTTGGATGGTGGTGGGGTTGAAATTTTGCAACGGTTACCCCGCAACGGCTACTTCAACggctaaaatttgaaaataaccgttggaggtcgaaaaaaattcaaaaaaatatgaaaaaaaactcaaaaattAGGAAATTTTTTCCTATAAATAGGGTAGCCAACCCAAACATTCTGGCTCATCCAAACATTCAATCTTGTGCTCTCTTGTGGTATTTTGTGTGTTGTAGGTTACGACTTTACGGTCTTCCgaatttttggcaaaatttctCTAAATATtgccaaaaataaaaataactagGGGAAGACATATATTCCTATTTGTAAGCTGCAAACAAAGAGTTGAAGAAGGTaagaaattattattattattattattagtgtTATTATTTACGTATATGTTAATTTTGAAATTTCAGCATGGACGATCCGAATTACCCAATATTTGACATGAGCGAGTACGACCCAAATTTCGGCATGGAGCAAGGTGGCAGCATCCCTGCACCGATGCCGGAAGAACCTGCAACCACACAGGTGGCTTCAGAAGGATCAGGAACTGTGGCCGCGAGTGGGTCAACGGCCTCGTCCTCTAAAAGATCGAGAACTTCCACCGTATGGCAAAATTTTGATGAGATCAAGGAGACCGGCCCTGATGGTAAAGAGGTAACGTTGGCTAGATGTAAAATATGCAGAACTAAATTATCTGGAAAATCTTCAAGTGGAACAGGACATTTGAGTCGGCATGCGGCGTCGTGTGCTAAGAAGCAAGGCATCCAACTGCGACAACAACAACTGATATTGAATCCTGATGGTACGGTACGTTCGTGGGAGTACGATCCTCAGGTTGCACGAGAATCTCTTACTCGATTAATTGCTAGACAAGATTTACCCCTAAATTTTGGTGAGTCAACTgcatttgaaaaatatattcaaactGCTCATAACCCTAGGTTTAAATCTGTTAGTTCTCAAACCACGACCCGTGATTTAAGAAAGTTCTATAAACAAGGTCGTGATACACTGAAAGAATTATTTAACACTTGCACATTTTCTGTTAGTATCACATCTGATATTTGGAGTGGTAAGGCCAAGGAAGACTACATAAGTGTAGTTGCTCACTTTGTTGATGATAATTGGGAAATTCAGAAAAGAATCATTGCTTTAAAATTAATAGATGTTGCACATACCGCTGATAATATCGCGGAAAGAATTTCCATGGTTGTTCAAGAGTTTGACcttacaaataaaattttcgCTATAACACTAGATAATGCAGCTGCTAACTCTAGGGCCATGGAAATTCTACAACCTGTATTCTCTGTCTATGGTCAATCATTTCTTTTACATCAACGTTGTGCATGTCATATCATTAATCTGATAGTTAAAACTGGTTTTAAGAGGGTATCTACACATATTGATTCTGTGCGTGAGGCAATCTCATGGTTATTTGCCTCAAACCCACGGGTTGCAAAATGGAAAAGATTTTGCGATGCATCGGGTATGAAGCCCCGTAAGTTCCGCACGGATACAGATCATCGATGGAATACCACGTACCTAATGTTGAGGCATGTGTTGCCTTATAAGGATTTACTAACCGTTTTTTTGCAGTCTAATAATGCTACGAACAGTGATGGGCAACTAATAATGTCCGAGCCAACTTGGTATGTAGTAGAAAAGTTTGCTGCATTTCTTGAGATATTTCACGATGCCACTGTTGCTTTATCTGGAGTTTATTATCCAACTGCTAATTTAATGTTGCACAAAATCCTTGAAATTGCTACTTTATTACAAGAAAATGAGAATGACCACCTACTATCTGCTGCAGTCTTTcatatgaaacaaaaatatcttaaatattGGAAGGAAATCCCTGTACTGTATGCTTTTGCATTTATTCTTGATCCTAGGGGTAAATTACGGGGATTGGTTAATATGTTGAATATTATTGGAGAGATAATGAACATAGATTATACTAACTATTATTCTGATGTTAAGACTAAATTATATGAGACATTTGCCAAGTATGAGAATAAGTTTCAGGGACTTCGCCTACAAAGACCCCCAACTGTCTCTGTCGCTGGTAAGAAGAAAATACAATGGGGACGGATTTGGGGTGGTAGTTCCTCTTCCACTCCTGCTGGGAGTTCCGCTTCAGGAACAACTGGTACTTTTCAAGGCACCCAAGAATTGTCCTCCTACTTAGACAGTGACTGTACCAGCACTGAAGATCTCAACGTCCTTGGATGGTGGAATGATCACAAGACCCAATATCCCGTGCTCtcaaaactagcacgggatgtgttCACGGTGCCCGTTTCTACCGTATCCTCTGAATCGGCCTTCAGTACATGCGGAAGAATTATTGAGGACCGACGAAGAAATCTAAGCAGCGATATGGTGGAAATGCTGCTCATCGTCAAAGACTGGGAGCTAGCTGCTGAACGTGCTCAACACTCCGCAGAGAACTTGGAATTGGTTGCTCAGTTCGAAGATCTCTACATCGATACAGATGCACAAGATtagctagttttttttaataattttcgACTTATAGGCTGTACTCTtttttctttgtcatggttttctcaaatatgagtttttacatgacaaagtttttaacgaggcagccatgtaatatcaaaattaataaatatcatTATTCCATTTTTCTCATATTCTTTATATTTATTTAgctttttcctattttttataatcatcttttttatatttatgtacctaatttcctatttttttctaaattataatcatattttttattttcccttttttccttttttttaattttccccctattttcccttttttttaattttttccctATTTTCCTCActgttttttcatttttttattttttccctatttttccctcttttcctcctttttttccccttttttttctctattttccGGATTCCCGGGCTGCGGCCGGCCCACGTGcccccgccggcccgcgtgctgattcgtgcccgtgccggcccggcacggcacggcagcgtggtgggccgtgcctgggccgcgCACGCGGCACGCGgtccggcacggcacggcccgctacAGGACACGTGccgtaacgggccgtgccgtaacgggccgtgccgattCGTGCCGTGGGCCGTGCCAGCCCGGCCGGCCCACCTGGCTGTCTatagccgccgccggtgaggtcgCCGCCCTTCCTTCACCGCGCTATATTTGGGAATAGAGGCTTCGAGTATAGATGGCCAtctgggccgcccggcacggcacggcccaggcccggctgtgcctgggccgaggcttgtcgggccggcacggcccgaccgacgcaccgggccgtgccgtgccagcccacgggccgcacacacggcccaggcacggcccaacacgacacgggccgtgccgggccggcccgaaggcacgacggCCCATCGTGCTTTTTCACAGATTAAGTCTAATTTTCCTCCCTCCTCTTGGGCTGTGGCATATACATAGCTAAAAAGTCTATTTTTTCTCCCTCTTCTTTGTTCTGTGACATataaatagttaaaaataaatctattttagaTCCCTATTCTTTGGACTGTGATattaatatgtctatttttagtccttATACTTTGTTTGCCGAGCCTGGCCTGCCGGCCCATCGTGTcgggccagcccagcgtgcCAGTGGGGAGGCCCAAGCATGGCCCAGCGGTCGAGCCGGGCCGGCACAAGCCCGAcccaagtcgggccgtgccgtgcttgggccaggCCAAAATGCCGTGTCATGGGCTGGGCcttcgggccttatggccatctatagcttCGAGTAGCCTATCAATAAACCCACGTGTTCACctccaaaaataaaatttcagaaacaaaaaaaaaaaagacactacAAAAATTTCAGCAACATTTTCACTCTTGAATGCAAAAATCATACCATATTGTATAAATCGTGGCAAAATTTTCAGCACCATTTCTTGCTAAACTACAGAggctttatatatatacatccatGCTATCTACAATATTAGGTACATAACACATCAGCATGTACCACAGCTACCAAGAACGCTGTTACTACCTCAGATAAATTTACAGAAACTGTGTTTGCTGATTGTTCTTCTACCTCAGATTTACACAACCTTTGTTTATGTTTTCTAGCTCTCATTTCCCTGGAGTAATGGCACGCTCCTTTGAAAAAGTTTTCTAGTTCTCATTTCCCTGGAGTAATGGCACACTCCTTTCAGTTGGTGAGCCGGGGACGAAGGGGACGAATCCTCGGCCCCCAAACACCGGCCTCATGAAGGCGTTGTCGAACTTGCGCCAGTAATGGTGGACCGACTGTGTCGGGCTTGCTAGGAGAAGTCGGAGGCTTGTCGGTCGGCGAATGCCCACACCAATCTCAGGATCGACATCGGAACCGTTCAGGATCAGTGGATCAAGGAAGGATTTCGGGCTAGGTGGATCCGAAAGCGCACTCGATTCCCGGTTGAGGTGTCTTGCTGGAATTAGGAGTCTGATTAATGGCTTAGTCAGGAGCCCAAAGACCTGAGGGAACATAAGAGAGATGATTTTATCAGAACCAACTTGTGGAATTGTTCAGGGATCAGCTTTCATACTGTCTCCCTTTGAACCGAAGGATGTATTGCACAGGGTTGTGTTTGTTTGAGAGAGAACTTACCATCGTGCTGAAAAGAACAACAGTGATTGTACTAGTGATCATGATAGCATTACTAGGGAGTTGAGTGTGGCCTGACCTTGTGAACTGCAAGTGTCGAAGTGACAAGTTTCAGATCAAAGCATGAATTACGAACAATAGTTAATACAcgaaagcaaacaaaaaaaatccagccTCAAACAAGTTAGTTTATAAACAGGCAAGCTGCACGTGTCTTTATCAAGCAGCCAGTCAAATATGAAATTTCAAGATCACACAAACTTGTACAAGCTAAAGCACAGGTCGAACAGATCAAATGTTACCTTGTTGTAGGCCAATGCAATGGACACAGCACCTCTCATCAGACCCGCCCACCAAATAATAACCTGAATAACCCACATCATAAGTAACCTGAAAGTCCCCTTATAAGAGAAGATAGCAAGCCTAAGATGCTGCTAAATAAAACACTCACTTGCTGCTTAATAGAGATCTTTCCCTCTTCAGTTTTTTTGGTCAAATTTGCCAAAAAAGATAGTGGGAAAACAAAAGCAGCTCTTGCGACCAGCACCAAGAACAAAATAGTGGAGCTCAAAGCAATAGATTTCATTGGGCTGCACAGGATAAGAAATATGTTACACATATTACAATTATTATCTATTAATTGGGCAACTGAACAACATATATGGTTACTTCCCACACCCACAGAGAGCATACCTGAATGTTTCACCGACAATCTTCCACTTCTCCATATCCAATGCATCCATACCAACATAAAGAAATAGAAATGTCTCGGCGATAAATGACAATGTGGCGAAGGCGTGCCTATAGAGTATACAATTAGAGAAGCATCAGTGTGATACACAATTTCAGGAAATACAT harbors:
- the LOC136354054 gene encoding zinc finger BED domain-containing protein RICESLEEPER 1-like, encoding MEQGGSIPAPMPEEPATTQVASEGSGTVAASGSTASSSKRSRTSTVWQNFDEIKETGPDGKEVTLARCKICRTKLSGKSSSGTGHLSRHAASCAKKQGIQLRQQQLILNPDGTVRSWEYDPQVARESLTRLIARQDLPLNFGESTAFEKYIQTAHNPRFKSVSSQTTTRDLRKFYKQGRDTLKELFNTCTFSVSITSDIWSGKAKEDYISVVAHFVDDNWEIQKRIIALKLIDVAHTADNIAERISMVVQEFDLTNKIFAITLDNAAANSRAMEILQPVFSVYGQSFLLHQRCACHIINLIVKTGFKRVSTHIDSVREAISWLFASNPRVAKWKRFCDASGMKPRKFRTDTDHRWNTTYLMLRHVLPYKDLLTVFLQSNNATNSDGQLIMSEPTWYVVEKFAAFLEIFHDATVALSGVYYPTANLMLHKILEIATLLQENENDHLLSAAVFHMKQKYLKYWKEIPVLYAFAFILDPRGKLRGLVNMLNIIGEIMNIDYTNYYSDVKTKLYETFAKYENKFQGLRLQRPPTVSVAGKKKIQWGRIWGGSSSSTPAGSSASGTTGTFQGTQELSSYLDSDCTSTEDLNVLGWWNDHKTQYPVLSKLARDVFTVPVSTVSSESAFSTCGRIIEDRRRNLSSDMVEMLLIVKDWELAAERAQHSAENLELVAQFEDLYIDTDAQD